TCTTAGGATTAGCGACTAAAAAAATATTTAATCAGATTAAAATTCTGGAATTTGAACCATTATTTTGTGCGCAATTATTTAAGGATAAAAGTCTTTACGATGTTTCAGCCGAGCAAAGTGTGATGATTCTTTTTACACCTGATAATTTCCATTGCATAAAATAATAAAAAGAGCTTAAAGCTATTGATTGTTTCAAAATAATCGTCTATAATTACTGTGAAATAAATGCAATGATAAGGATAAGTAAATTAGAGAAATATGACAGAGACAGGTAAAATAGCTGAAATTACCTGATACACTGATCGAAAACCACCTTGGAGCAGAGACCTGAATTCTAATATGAAATAAGGTTTTCCGGCACTGACCGTTATACAGTTTAAAGTGGAATTGGAATATTTTTTCAATTCAAGTTGGGTGGAACCGCGTTAAATCGTCCCTTTGCATAATTGCAAAGGGTTTTTTTGCTTTTATACGTCCCAATAATACTATTTTAAATCGTTAAGGAGTATAAAATGATTAATGTTACATTAAAAGATGGATCGGTTAAATCCTATGATGAAGGTGTTTCAGTATATGATGTTGCTAATGACATCAGTCCGGGGCTGGCAAAGAATACTTTAGCCGGTGAATTAAATGGCGAATTGGTAGATATACGTCAGAAAATTTGTAAAGATTCAGACTTGAATTTGCTGAAGTTTGAAGATGAGGGCGGAAAACACGCATTTTGGCATACTGGGTCACATTTATTGGCGCAAGCTGTAAAAAGATTATATCCAGAAGCCAAACTGGCTATCGGGCCAGCGATTGATAATGGTTTTTATTATGATATCGATGTAGATGTAATTATCACACCTGAAATCATGGAAAAAATTGAAAAGAAAATGAAAGAAATAGTCAAGGAAGGGCTTGAAATTACACGGTTTGAACTACCTCGTAATGAGGCGCTAAAGAAAGTCAGAGAAGAAGGCGAGATTTACAAGGAAGAACTCATTGAAAAACTGCCGGAAGATGCAGTTATCAGTTTTTATCAGCAAGGTGAGTTCACAGATCTCTGCGCTGGTCCTCACCTTAAAGATCTAAAAGGAATTAAGGCGATTAAGCTGCTTAGTCTCGCTGGTGCTTACTGGCGAGGAGATGAAAAAAATAAGATGCTTCAACGAATTTATGGGATTACATTCCCTAAAAAGTCAGAGCTTGATGATTATTTGACTAAGCTGGAAGAAGCTAAAAAACGCGACCACCGAAAACTTGGGAAAGAGCTGGATTTATTTTCTTTGCAGGATGAAGGACCAGGATTTCCGTTTTTTCATCCAAAGGGAATGATTATCAGAAACGAGCTGGAAAATTTTTGGCGTCAGGAACACCAGAAACGTGGCTATCAGGAGATAAGGACCCCAATTATTTTAAATGCAGAATTGTGGAAAAGATCCGGACATTGGGATCACTATCGTGAAAATATGTATTTTACAGAAATTGATGAAAGTTCGTATGCAGTCAAACCTATGAATTGTCCAGGAGCAATGCTTGTCTATAAACGAACAGGTCATTCCTATAGAGAATTGCCGATTAAAATGGCAGAGCTGGGATTGGTGCATCGTCATGAACTCTCAGGGGCACTTCATGGTTTGATGCGAGTAAGAAATTTCACCCAGGATGATGCACATATTTATATGATGCCAGATCAGATTGAGGCAGAAGTCATTAAAGTAATTGAGCTGGCAGATGATATTTATAATGTCTTTGGTTTTAGCTATAAAGTTGAATTATCTACAAAACCTGAAAAAGCAATCGGTTCTGATGAAGTTTGGGAGAAAGCAACAAATGCTCTACGTAATGCGCTTGAGAAAAAAAATATAGATTATCGGATTAATCCTGGGGATGGAGCATTCTATGGACCAAAAATCGACTTTCATCTTGAAGATAGCCTGGGACGAACCTGGCAGTGCGGAACGATTCAGTTGGATTTTCAGATGCCTGAACGGTTTGATCTGACCTATATCGGATCTGATGGTGAAAAACATCGACCGGTTATTGTTCATCGTACAATTTTGGGAAGTATCGAGAGATTCTTTGGCATTCTGGTGGAACACTTTGCCGGTAAATTCCCTGTTTGGCTTTCGCCTGTGCAGATTATGATTATTCCAGTAGCCGATGCCCATAGTGATTTTGCTCAAAATATTGCAGACCAGTTAATACAATTGGGAATTAGGGCATCTATTGACAATCGTGGTGAGAAATTAGGTTATCGTATCCGTGAAGCTCAAATTCATAAAACACCGTATATGCTGGTAGTTGGAGATAAAGAAATGGAAGGCGGGGACCTAGCCCTGCGAGTAAGAGATTCAAGTGATGTAACTCAAATCAGTCTTGAAGATTTAAAAGAAAAGTTATTGGATAAAATTAAAACAAAAGAAATTGAATTGGATTAATCAAATTTAAACTTAAAGACTTGACAGCGCTCTAGTAGTGTATTATAATAAATCAGTAATAAAGTAGAAGTGCACTTCTCACCTGATTTCTTCTGGGAATAGGTTAATATCTGATTGAAGCAAAATTTTCAATTGCAGATGGGGTGCGCCATCTGCAATTTTTTTATGGAGGTAAATTACAATTAGCAAAGAAATTCAACATGAAATTAATAACGAAATCCGCGATCGTGAAGTTCGTGTTATCGATGAGAACGGTGAAATGCTCGGTGTGATGGCAACTAAAGATGCGTTGCGTCTCTCAGATGACAAAAATCTGGATTTAGTTAAAGTTTCCCCTAATGCCAAACCTCCGGTTTGCAAGATTCTTGATTATGGAAAATTCCGATATGAAGAGATACAGCGAGCTAAAGAGGCGAAAAAGAATCAGAAGGCGGTTGTCATTAAAGAGATTCGTATGTCTGTTCGAGTGGAAGAACATGATATTAACGTAAAAGTAAAGAATTGTTTGAAATTTCTGGAACAAGGCAATCGTGTTAAAGTATCAATTAGATTCAGAGGAAGAGAAATGGCATATACAGATCGGGGTAAAGATGTGTTATTGGACTTTGCTGAACGCGCCTCAGAATTTGGCGTGATTGAAAAAGCCCCTAAGATGGAAGGACGAAGCATGGTTATGTTTTTGTCACCCAAAAAAGACAAATAGATAATTGACCGTCTGGAATATCGGATGATATCTGTGAATTTTAGATGTAGGTTATTATAAATTTATGCGAGCGAGAGGAGGAAGTACTATGCCAAAAATGAAAACACACCGCGGTGCAGCAAAGCGTTTTAAAATAAAGAAATCAGGTGTTATTAAACGCGCGAAAGCTTATAAACGTCATATTCTTAATAAGAAATCACGTAAGACC
This genomic interval from Eubacteriaceae bacterium ES3 contains the following:
- the thrS gene encoding threonine--tRNA ligase; this translates as MINVTLKDGSVKSYDEGVSVYDVANDISPGLAKNTLAGELNGELVDIRQKICKDSDLNLLKFEDEGGKHAFWHTGSHLLAQAVKRLYPEAKLAIGPAIDNGFYYDIDVDVIITPEIMEKIEKKMKEIVKEGLEITRFELPRNEALKKVREEGEIYKEELIEKLPEDAVISFYQQGEFTDLCAGPHLKDLKGIKAIKLLSLAGAYWRGDEKNKMLQRIYGITFPKKSELDDYLTKLEEAKKRDHRKLGKELDLFSLQDEGPGFPFFHPKGMIIRNELENFWRQEHQKRGYQEIRTPIILNAELWKRSGHWDHYRENMYFTEIDESSYAVKPMNCPGAMLVYKRTGHSYRELPIKMAELGLVHRHELSGALHGLMRVRNFTQDDAHIYMMPDQIEAEVIKVIELADDIYNVFGFSYKVELSTKPEKAIGSDEVWEKATNALRNALEKKNIDYRINPGDGAFYGPKIDFHLEDSLGRTWQCGTIQLDFQMPERFDLTYIGSDGEKHRPVIVHRTILGSIERFFGILVEHFAGKFPVWLSPVQIMIIPVADAHSDFAQNIADQLIQLGIRASIDNRGEKLGYRIREAQIHKTPYMLVVGDKEMEGGDLALRVRDSSDVTQISLEDLKEKLLDKIKTKEIELD
- the infC gene encoding translation initiation factor IF-3, whose amino-acid sequence is MTISKEIQHEINNEIRDREVRVIDENGEMLGVMATKDALRLSDDKNLDLVKVSPNAKPPVCKILDYGKFRYEEIQRAKEAKKNQKAVVIKEIRMSVRVEEHDINVKVKNCLKFLEQGNRVKVSIRFRGREMAYTDRGKDVLLDFAERASEFGVIEKAPKMEGRSMVMFLSPKKDK
- the rpmI gene encoding 50S ribosomal protein L35, translating into MPKMKTHRGAAKRFKIKKSGVIKRAKAYKRHILNKKSRKTKRNLRKAAYLTKGDAKVVKLMIKR